From Balneola vulgaris DSM 17893:
ATTTGCACGTCGCCTTATCACTTTCAGATATGGTATGTTGGTTGAGCAAAATTACTATACCGAGTCTACGATATTCAAAAAGGAAGAAGAATTACTTGTTCGCCAAGAATTAACGGTAGAGAGTAAATTTACTCAGCCATGGGGTGGTGTTGATGGGCGAATTGAACTTCGTAATTACATGCACGACTTCAGCAAGAACAGCTTAAACTTCAATTTAAGTATGAATATGCGTATCTCGCGCGCGCTTTCCTTTAGAATCTCAGGCCGTTATTCGGTAATCAACGATCAGCTTTCAATTCCAGGTGGCGACTTAAGTGATGCGGAACGTTTACTAAACTTAAGACAACAAGCTACTTCATATAACTTTGGCGGTTCAGTAGGACTTGAATTCAACTTTGGTTCGCTGTACAACAATGTTGTAAACAGCCGTCTCTAAAGACTTTTCAATTACGGATATAAAAAAAGGCTGCATGTGCAGCCTTTTTTGTTTGTGTACAATGTTCTATAAGATGGAACTTATCCTTCTCCACCATCTGAAGAATTAGAACCCATTTGAGTGCCTTCTTTCAGCATAGTATTTAATTTTTCTCCACCTCGAATTCCGAAGTCTAAGGTTCTGATTGGGAATGGAATCATAATGTCATTCTCATCATATGCCTTTTTAATAGCCATAATAGCTTCACTTCTAGGGCTCCAGAAATCTGGGTTCTTAGAAAAGTCTACCCAAAAGCGTACTACGTAATTTATCGAGCTACCACCGAATTCTTCATAGTAGAACTCAATGCCTTTGTCTTTGTTAATTCCTTCAAGTCCACTTATAGCATCAAGTGTAATGCTACGAGCTTTCTCTAAATCATCCCCATATGAAACACCACATTGTAGGTCGATACGACGCTCATTATTCTTAGTGAAATTGGTAAATGGGTTTTCATACACCTCTTTATTCGGGATATATACAATTTGCCCCTGAGGTGTTTTAATTTTTGTATTACGCAGGTTCAGTTTCTGAACGGTACCATAGTATCCATTACTCTCAATTATATCACCGATACCGAATGGGTGACGAACAGATAACAGTATACCTGAAATAAAATTGGCTGCAATATCTTGGAAGGCAAAACCTAGTGCCAAACCAATTATACCGGCACCCGCTAATAGGCTAGTTACGGTACCATCTAAATTCAAGATTCCAAGTGCTATAAAAACACCTGCACCTAATATTACTACACCCAGCACTGTTTGTGCTAAGTTTACGATTGTTTTATTGTGCGTTACTTTATGTAATAGTTTGCCCGAATACTTTTTAATGATACTGGCAATCACATAAAACAGTGCAATTACAAGCAGTGCGGCTGCCAAATTCGGCAACATCTCTATGGCTGTATTCAACCATGATTCTAATTTATCAACAATGAGGCTGTACCCTTCTTCTAAGTTCATAGGATGATATTTGGTTAATAATTACTATTGTTTTCACCTTATTAGAATGAAATATCTTCCCCAATTGTTCCCTATTATAATTCAATATCAAACCATTTTAATTATCTATGCGCTTAAATAACTACAAATCAATTACTTTACTTTTACTCACTTTCTTTTTTTCCTTTCCCCTTGTAGCCCAAGATTATGCGCCGTCTGCGGATAAAGTAAGCCCAGTACTCATTAATTCGACATTACCTGATGTTGAAGTCAAAGATCTAAACGGGAAATCTCATTCTATGCTCGATTTAGCTAAAGAGAATAAATCTGTATTCATTTTTTACAGAGGTGGATGGTGCCCTTATTGCAACCGTCATTTAGCGGATCTGAAACAAATCGAAAAAGGCTTAGCCGATATGGGTTACACGGTATATGCAATCAGTGCAGATAGACCAGAACTATTAAGCGAAACCTTAGATAAAAACGAACTCAGTTATACTTTACTTTCTGATGCGCCTATGACCGCAGCAAAGGCCTTAGGTATAGCCTTCAAAGTTGATGACGCTACTGTTCAGAGATATAAATCTGTAGGTATAGACTTAGAAGCAGATTCTGGTCACGATCATCATCTATTACCCGCTCCTGCTGTATTTATCACAGATACTGAAGGCATAATAAAGTTTAAATATGTGAACCCAGATTACAAGCAACGCATCGATGGCGGAATCTTATTAGCCGCTGCAAAAGCCTTTATGTAACCATTCCATATTTTGTATTGATAAGGGAAGTATTAGGAAATACTTCCCTTTTTTTGTTCATAGCCCTTGGCCTAGCTTCTCCGTATCTTTAGCCCATCATGAGTACAGAACAGCTTTCTTCCAAAACCGACTTAAAATCTCTCAACAAAACAGAACTCTTTGAGTTTTGCACTGAGCTAGGTTTGCCACGTTTTCGAACCGACCAAATCTTCCAGTGGTTATACCAAAAAGGTGCCGCCTCATTTGAGGAGATGACCAATCTACCGATGGATCTTCGCACTAAACTAGAAGAGATTGCCTTCATCAATAAAATTGAATTGGATAGCCAACAGAAGTCGCAAGATGGTACCATAAAGTTTTTGTTCAAACTTTCAGATGAAGGTAAAGACTATAAAGTGGAAGCGGTTTTGATACCGGATTTCTTCCCTGATGGAGCTGCCAACCGACTAACAGTTTGTGTGTCTTCTCAAGTAGGATGTGTATTCGGATGTGCTTTTTGTGCTACGGGAAAAATGGGTTTCTTCAGAAACTTAAGCCATGGCGAAGTGGTGGATCAAGTTCAGTACATTAATGAAGTTTCCTTAGCTGAATACGACAAGAAAATCACCAACATCGTGTATATGGGGATGGGAGAACCACTTCATAATTACAAGACTGTGGTAAATTCTTCTTCTATTATTTGTGACCCTTTGGGCATAGATTTATCACCAAAACGCATTACGGTTTCCACGGTAGGCTTAACGAAGCAGATTAAGAAATTAGCTGACGACCAAGAACCCTTCAATCTTGCCATCTCATTACATGCCCCTACAGATGAAAAGAGAGATAAGATCATGCCGATTAATAGCTCTATGAACTTAGAGAGTTTAGAGGAGGCCGTTCGTTATTACTACCGCAAAACTGAACGTCGCCTTACTTATGAGTATCTCTTATTCGATAACTTTAACGATGGCAAAGAGGATGCTAGGAATCTAGCTAAGATTGTGAAGTGGGCGCCTAGCAAGGTGAATATCATCATGTATAACAATGTGATGGGTGTGGAGCTCCAAAGAGCCCGTGAGGATCGCTTAAATACCTTCATCAAGGAATTAGCCAAGTTTGATGTCCGAGCTACTGTACGCCGCTCTAGAGGGGATGACATCGATGCGGGCTGTGGACAGTTAGCTATTCGCGAAGGCGCTCCGAAAGGAAAAACCATCGCAAAATCTTAGCCATAAAAAATCCCCTTCATCATAGATCAAGGGGATTCTTCATTCCATTTAAAAGCGACTGCTTTCCTATTTAATCAGCTTAAAGATGCGATTAAATCTTGGTACGCCATCATCGTGTGAGTACCAAACGATAGAGCCTTTTCCAATGATGTGATCTTTCGGAATAAAACCGAAGAATCGACTATCCTGGCTGTTATCACGGTTATCACCCATTCCAAAGTAGTAATCTTGTTTTACCGTATATGAATTGGTCTCTACTCCATTAATGAAGATTTTACCATCCTTCCGCTCTAATTGATTGCCTTCGTAGCGCTCAATCAAGTCTTTATATAGGAACCAATTTTCGTTGGTAATTTCAATTTCCTGTCCTTCAAATGGAATCACGATTGGTGAAATTTGATCCGGGTTATTGAACATCTTTGCGAAGTTATAC
This genomic window contains:
- a CDS encoding peroxiredoxin-like family protein; protein product: MRLNNYKSITLLLLTFFFSFPLVAQDYAPSADKVSPVLINSTLPDVEVKDLNGKSHSMLDLAKENKSVFIFYRGGWCPYCNRHLADLKQIEKGLADMGYTVYAISADRPELLSETLDKNELSYTLLSDAPMTAAKALGIAFKVDDATVQRYKSVGIDLEADSGHDHHLLPAPAVFITDTEGIIKFKYVNPDYKQRIDGGILLAAAKAFM
- the rlmN gene encoding 23S rRNA (adenine(2503)-C(2))-methyltransferase RlmN, with amino-acid sequence MSTEQLSSKTDLKSLNKTELFEFCTELGLPRFRTDQIFQWLYQKGAASFEEMTNLPMDLRTKLEEIAFINKIELDSQQKSQDGTIKFLFKLSDEGKDYKVEAVLIPDFFPDGAANRLTVCVSSQVGCVFGCAFCATGKMGFFRNLSHGEVVDQVQYINEVSLAEYDKKITNIVYMGMGEPLHNYKTVVNSSSIICDPLGIDLSPKRITVSTVGLTKQIKKLADDQEPFNLAISLHAPTDEKRDKIMPINSSMNLESLEEAVRYYYRKTERRLTYEYLLFDNFNDGKEDARNLAKIVKWAPSKVNIIMYNNVMGVELQRAREDRLNTFIKELAKFDVRATVRRSRGDDIDAGCGQLAIREGAPKGKTIAKS
- a CDS encoding mechanosensitive ion channel family protein, with product MNLEEGYSLIVDKLESWLNTAIEMLPNLAAALLVIALFYVIASIIKKYSGKLLHKVTHNKTIVNLAQTVLGVVILGAGVFIALGILNLDGTVTSLLAGAGIIGLALGFAFQDIAANFISGILLSVRHPFGIGDIIESNGYYGTVQKLNLRNTKIKTPQGQIVYIPNKEVYENPFTNFTKNNERRIDLQCGVSYGDDLEKARSITLDAISGLEGINKDKGIEFYYEEFGGSSINYVVRFWVDFSKNPDFWSPRSEAIMAIKKAYDENDIMIPFPIRTLDFGIRGGEKLNTMLKEGTQMGSNSSDGGEG